The nucleotide sequence ttcgATGACGACAAAAGTCTGCACTTGCATTAAAGCTCTTTCCGCATTCCAAGCActgaaatggtttctctcctgtatgaattctttgatgggagctGAGACTTTCCTTCCAGGTGAAGGTCTTTCCACAGTCCAGGCATTGAAATGGTTTTTcctctgtgtgaattctttgatgggaagtgagacttGTTTTGGaggtgaaactctttccacattccaagcattgatatggtttctcccctgtatgaatgaTTTGATGGGAGGTGAGACTTTCCTTccaactgaaggtctttccacattccaagcactgatatggtttctcccctgtgtgaattctttgatgggaagtgagatttGTTTTGGTggtgaagttctttccacattccaagcattgatatggtttctcccctgtatgaatgcTTTGATGGGAGGTGAGACTTTCCTTccaactgaaggtctttccacattccaagcactgatatggtttctcccctgtgtgaattctttgatgggaagtgagacttGTTTTGcaggtgaagctctttccacattccaagcattgatatggtttcttgctgctgtgaattctttgatgggatgtGAGATTGGAcctcctactgaagctctttccacattccaagcattgatatggtttctcgcctgtatggattctttgatgaCGACAGAAGTCTGTACTTGCattaaaactctttccacattccaagcattgatatggtttctctcctgtatggattctttgatgacgacagaagtttgtgcttgcacgaaagctctttccacattccaagcattgatatggtttctcccctgtatgaattctttgatggtgaGTGAGATAGGTGCTCCGACTGAAgcgctttccacattccaagcatttatatgcttTCACCCCAGTGTAAATTCTGTGTTGGGAATTCTGAGTTAAGTTCTCTCCACACTCCCCAACAGTGTGAATTTTGTCACGGTCTCTCTTTTTCTTGGTTTTCAATTTGTCACCTTctgaaacaaagaaaacatttggAGCCTTAGGAAGAAACCAAACTCTAAATTATTGAACTATACCAACTATGGCAATGAA is from Rhineura floridana isolate rRhiFlo1 chromosome 3, rRhiFlo1.hap2, whole genome shotgun sequence and encodes:
- the LOC133381584 gene encoding gastrula zinc finger protein XlCGF26.1-like isoform X3 gives rise to the protein MWSGDQFPGGGSGRRFPPEPGRGQEADRAAEMGNNFLEAKKTPSDTIQGPLGDEMTPGRTQLSLFRDGGKAAAVEPDECPVSFEDVAVSFTEEEWTLLDPDQKALHREVMEENCGIVAFLEGDKLKTKKKRDRDKIHTVGECGENLTQNSQHRIYTGVKAYKCLECGKRFSRSTYLTHHQRIHTGEKPYQCLECGKSFRASTNFCRHQRIHTGEKPYQCLECGKSFNASTDFCRHQRIHTGEKPYQCLECGKSFSRRSNLTSHQRIHSSKKPYQCLECGKSFTCKTSLTSHQRIHTGEKPYQCLECGKTFSWKESLTSHQSIHTGEKPYQCLECGKNFTTKTNLTSHQRIHTGEKPYQCLECGKTFSWKESLTSHQIIHTGEKPYQCLECGKSFTSKTSLTSHQRIHTEEKPFQCLDCGKTFTWKESLSSHQRIHTGEKPFQCLECGKSFNASADFCRHRRIHTGEKQYQCLECGKSFSWKESLTSHQSIHTGEKPHRCLECGKSFRCNKSLTIHHRSHTGEEPYKCLECGKSFNQSCHLTTHQRIHTGEKPYKCLECRKSFRQSSHLTSHQRIHTGEKPYQCMECGKSFRRNTSLAVHHRSHMDNNHINA